From one Deferribacterota bacterium genomic stretch:
- a CDS encoding metallophosphoesterase encodes MQIAVFGDIHGCFNSFYKLINQIDKKYKIDKYYFVGDLIDRGPSTFEVLNFLINNVSKGEYVLGNHEDLMIDYIDNTERYSYGVWFENGGLETIKSFIKEDSLTNNYFNDEFIKYRLTNKFYRYIEFIKSFKEYITLYMGKNKFLISHGGVYDFKKKLDEQYEGLPEKLKKQKYPFVWSRNTDFEREPYFDYIIIHGHTPIRSLGLSDNFNEPYINKSGDKIISINIDTGCVYGYSLTALIIDDSGEFTFEKVSSEY; translated from the coding sequence ATGCAAATAGCTGTATTTGGTGATATACATGGTTGTTTCAATAGTTTTTATAAATTAATTAATCAAATAGATAAAAAATATAAAATAGATAAATATTACTTTGTTGGCGATTTAATAGATAGGGGCCCCTCTACTTTTGAGGTTCTTAATTTTTTAATTAATAATGTATCAAAAGGTGAATATGTTTTAGGTAATCATGAGGATTTGATGATTGATTATATTGATAACACTGAGAGATATTCTTATGGGGTTTGGTTTGAAAATGGCGGTCTTGAAACTATAAAGTCTTTTATAAAAGAAGATAGTCTTACAAACAACTATTTTAACGATGAATTTATTAAATATAGGCTTACTAATAAGTTTTATAGATATATTGAATTTATTAAGTCTTTCAAGGAATATATCACCTTGTATATGGGTAAGAATAAATTTTTGATTAGCCATGGCGGGGTGTATGATTTTAAAAAGAAATTAGATGAACAATATGAAGGGTTACCTGAAAAACTAAAAAAACAAAAGTACCCTTTTGTATGGTCAAGAAATACTGATTTTGAGAGAGAGCCCTATTTTGATTATATAATAATACATGGGCATACCCCAATTAGATCATTGGGCTTATCAGATAATTTTAATGAACCTTATATAAACAAGAGTGGTGATAAAATTATTAGCATAAATATAGATACTGGATGTGTTTATGGCTATAGTTTAACAGCATTAATTATAGATGATAGTGGAGAATTTACCTTTGAAAAGGTCTCATCAGAATACTAA
- a CDS encoding 50S ribosomal protein L11 methyltransferase, whose translation FYTNTNVDNFLLEEGIDFSKKDINDINWLDEWKKYLKPDLLTDNFAYINSKDIIFENINTIYIKPALAFGTGSHPTTRNAATLLEGVCKDRVVLDVGCGSCILSILAEKSGAKKVIACDIDKLCVLNIIDNLKDNNCNKIYAYIGSIDFNYDKIKCDVIVANIIYEVIANLWEYFLYISPKFIILSGFLGNDLNNFLSNYDLKDYKIDCLTFNSSWWGIRLCK comes from the coding sequence ATTTTATACAAATACTAATGTAGATAATTTTTTATTAGAAGAGGGAATAGATTTTTCAAAGAAAGATATAAATGATATAAACTGGTTAGATGAATGGAAGAAGTATTTAAAGCCTGATTTATTAACAGACAATTTTGCTTATATTAATTCAAAGGATATAATTTTTGAAAATATTAATACTATATATATTAAGCCGGCACTTGCCTTTGGAACAGGTTCCCACCCAACAACCCGTAATGCGGCGACCCTATTGGAGGGTGTATGCAAAGATAGGGTCGTTTTAGATGTTGGATGTGGAAGTTGTATACTCTCTATACTTGCTGAAAAAAGTGGTGCAAAAAAGGTTATTGCCTGTGATATTGACAAGCTGTGTGTTTTAAATATTATAGATAATCTAAAAGATAATAATTGCAATAAAATTTACGCATATATAGGATCGATTGATTTTAATTATGATAAAATTAAATGTGATGTTATTGTAGCAAATATAATTTATGAAGTAATAGCAAATCTATGGGAATATTTTTTGTATATATCACCTAAATTTATAATCTTATCTGGTTTTTTAGGTAATGACTTGAATAATTTTTTAAGTAACTATGATTTAAAAGATTATAAAATAGATTGTTTAACTTTTAATTCTTCTTGGTGGGGCATAAGGTTATGCAAATAG
- a CDS encoding RsmE family RNA methyltransferase, producing the protein MKRSHQNTKRIFIDKDLNQIDRLEDESYNYIKNVLRLKVGDNLYILNRQKIGEFKIENVKKGAVILNKINERELLGANYNLHLYQACLKREYMDEIVEKSGELGVTRFTPIYTKRSQRDLNKKTLSRYEKLLIKGALQSEIEHIPSLSEPTEIKFIDNDNNQKFLFYEGCTEKSLPKVKSNNISLFIGPEGGLTDDEADALKDKGFQIISPTYNILKADTAAIVFIGIMKILMDLS; encoded by the coding sequence TTGAAAAGGTCTCATCAGAATACTAAAAGGATATTTATTGACAAAGACTTAAACCAGATTGATAGATTAGAAGATGAATCATATAACTATATAAAAAATGTACTGCGACTTAAGGTAGGTGATAATTTATATATACTAAATAGACAAAAAATTGGTGAGTTTAAGATAGAAAACGTGAAGAAAGGTGCCGTTATTTTAAATAAGATTAATGAAAGAGAGCTTTTAGGAGCCAACTATAATCTACATTTATATCAGGCATGTCTTAAAAGAGAATATATGGATGAAATTGTTGAGAAAAGTGGAGAATTGGGTGTAACAAGATTTACACCGATTTATACCAAGAGAAGTCAAAGGGATCTAAATAAAAAAACCCTTTCAAGATATGAAAAATTATTAATTAAAGGAGCACTTCAATCAGAAATTGAACATATACCTTCATTATCAGAACCTACAGAGATTAAATTTATTGATAATGATAACAATCAAAAGTTTCTCTTTTATGAAGGTTGTACTGAGAAATCCTTGCCAAAAGTAAAAAGCAATAACATTTCGCTTTTTATTGGTCCAGAAGGTGGTTTGACTGATGATGAGGCTGATGCTTTAAAAGATAAAGGTTTTCAAATTATTTCACCAACATATAATATTTTAAAGGCTGATACGGCAGCTATAG